Proteins encoded within one genomic window of Xylophilus sp. GOD-11R:
- the atpB gene encoding F0F1 ATP synthase subunit A, which produces MAAEEHAQTAGEYIVHHLQHLQNVKQGKIVDFSVINYDSIVVGGLLGLLGIFVLWLAARKATSGVPGRFQAAVEMLVEMVDNQAKANIRNAQSRKFIAPLGLTVFVWIFLMNAMDMLPVDLLPKLWGHAYEAQGMSRHEAFLRVVPTADLSTTLGLALAVLVLRFWYSLKIKGAGGWAHELVSAPFGTSKNPIFAIILGVINLVMQIIEYTANTVSHGMRLFGNMYAGELVFMLIALMGGAAALTISGTLLPLGHVIAGTIWTLFHILVITLQAFIFMMLALIYLGQAHEHH; this is translated from the coding sequence ATGGCTGCTGAAGAACACGCCCAAACCGCCGGTGAATACATCGTTCACCATCTGCAGCATCTGCAGAACGTCAAGCAAGGAAAGATCGTCGATTTTTCCGTCATCAACTACGACTCGATCGTCGTCGGTGGCCTGCTCGGCCTGCTGGGCATCTTCGTGTTGTGGCTGGCGGCGCGCAAGGCGACCTCCGGCGTGCCGGGCCGGTTCCAGGCCGCGGTCGAAATGCTGGTCGAAATGGTCGACAACCAGGCCAAGGCCAACATCCGCAACGCGCAGAGCCGCAAATTCATCGCCCCGCTCGGCCTGACCGTCTTCGTCTGGATCTTCCTGATGAACGCGATGGACATGCTGCCGGTCGACCTGCTGCCCAAGCTCTGGGGTCACGCCTACGAGGCGCAGGGCATGAGCCGCCACGAGGCCTTCCTGCGCGTCGTGCCCACCGCCGACCTGTCCACCACGCTCGGCCTCGCGCTGGCCGTGCTCGTGCTGCGCTTCTGGTACAGCCTCAAGATCAAGGGCGCCGGCGGCTGGGCCCACGAACTCGTCTCGGCGCCCTTCGGCACGAGCAAGAACCCCATCTTCGCGATCATCCTGGGTGTCATCAACCTGGTGATGCAGATCATCGAATACACCGCCAATACCGTCTCGCACGGCATGCGGTTGTTCGGCAACATGTACGCCGGCGAGCTGGTGTTCATGCTGATCGCGCTGATGGGTGGCGCCGCCGCGCTGACGATCTCCGGCACGCTGCTGCCGCTGGGTCATGTCATCGCCGGCACCATCTGGACGCTGTTCCACATCCTGGTGATCACGTTGCAGGCATTCATCTTCATGATGCTTGCGCTGATCTATCTCGGCCAGGCCCACGAACATCACTGA
- a CDS encoding ATP synthase subunit I, with the protein MRPVDDFDEVEADVPDIKPLTADEARQLRERHPPVSPWWVILGQASVGALVALAAWGITGTTRAGWSAAWGALAVVLPAAVFARGVTRRGVGANPGAAVAGFLGWEFVKIALTLALLALAPRVVQGLSWLALVVGLVATMKTWWLAFLIRAVFRRKAAETLNTSARARAMKD; encoded by the coding sequence ATGAGACCTGTGGACGATTTCGATGAAGTAGAGGCAGATGTTCCGGATATCAAGCCGCTGACCGCCGATGAGGCAAGACAGCTGCGAGAACGCCATCCACCCGTTTCGCCGTGGTGGGTGATCCTGGGACAGGCATCGGTAGGTGCCCTGGTCGCGCTGGCGGCATGGGGGATCACCGGGACAACCCGTGCGGGGTGGTCGGCAGCCTGGGGCGCGCTGGCGGTGGTATTGCCCGCCGCGGTGTTTGCGAGGGGCGTCACCCGCCGAGGGGTGGGAGCGAATCCGGGGGCTGCGGTAGCCGGATTCCTGGGATGGGAATTCGTCAAGATCGCACTGACGCTCGCGTTGCTCGCCCTGGCTCCCAGGGTGGTGCAGGGCTTGAGCTGGCTGGCCCTGGTGGTCGGCCTCGTGGCGACGATGAAGACCTGGTGGCTGGCATTTCTGATACGCGCCGTCTTTCGCAGAAAGGCGGCCGAGACATTGAATACAAGCGCCCGTGCGAGGGCCATGAAGGATTGA
- a CDS encoding MBL fold metallo-hydrolase: MAAVASALLLAGCQHVNPYYDASKPHHRPDGFQNRYLEFQPKGLQALARWRWEAWRQDLPKAPASPPPTVTPDLAFIRANAAAGGTMVPSMTFIGHASALLQIPLGDHGLQVLTDPVFSERASPLSFIGPKRAQPPGMALADLPHIDLILITHNHYDHLDEASIRALAAQPGGPPLFVVPLGIAAWMRSHGVADAVELDWFESHTIERDGAVAEVTLTPSQHWSGRSLGDRLQTLWGGYALLAPEFHFWFAGDTGYSKDFADIGARFAPRQTPESGGGFDLAMIPIGAYEPRWFMREQHVNPAESVRIHQDVGAKRSIGVHWGTFNLTDEPSDQAPLDLAVARRAAGLPDDAFTTLAIGQTLRLPRRTTASKPA; the protein is encoded by the coding sequence ATGGCCGCCGTAGCGTCGGCGCTCCTTCTGGCCGGGTGCCAACACGTGAATCCGTACTACGACGCCAGCAAGCCGCACCACCGGCCGGACGGGTTCCAGAACCGGTACCTGGAGTTTCAACCCAAGGGCTTGCAGGCCCTCGCCCGTTGGCGATGGGAGGCCTGGCGGCAGGACCTGCCGAAAGCGCCTGCGTCACCGCCGCCGACGGTCACGCCGGACCTCGCCTTCATCCGCGCCAACGCCGCGGCAGGCGGCACGATGGTGCCCAGCATGACCTTCATCGGCCATGCCAGCGCACTGTTGCAGATACCACTGGGCGACCATGGCCTGCAGGTGCTCACCGACCCGGTGTTTTCCGAGCGCGCCTCTCCGCTGAGCTTCATCGGACCGAAGCGCGCACAGCCACCCGGCATGGCGCTGGCCGACCTGCCACACATCGATCTGATCCTCATCACCCACAACCACTATGACCACCTCGACGAGGCCTCGATACGGGCGCTCGCCGCGCAACCCGGCGGGCCGCCGCTGTTCGTGGTGCCGCTCGGCATCGCTGCCTGGATGCGCTCGCACGGCGTGGCCGATGCGGTCGAGCTGGACTGGTTCGAGAGCCACACGATCGAGCGCGACGGTGCCGTCGCCGAGGTGACGCTCACGCCCTCGCAGCACTGGAGCGGGCGCAGCCTGGGCGACCGCCTGCAGACGCTCTGGGGTGGCTATGCGCTGCTGGCGCCTGAGTTCCATTTCTGGTTTGCCGGCGACACCGGCTATTCAAAGGATTTCGCTGACATCGGCGCCCGCTTCGCGCCACGCCAGACGCCCGAAAGCGGCGGTGGGTTCGACCTCGCCATGATCCCGATCGGCGCCTACGAGCCCCGTTGGTTCATGCGTGAGCAACACGTGAATCCGGCCGAAAGCGTGCGCATCCACCAGGACGTCGGGGCCAAGCGCAGCATCGGCGTGCATTGGGGCACCTTCAACCTGACCGACGAACCTTCGGACCAGGCACCGCTCGACCTCGCCGTCGCGCGCCGTGCCGCCGGCCTGCCCGACGACGCCTTCACCACCCTGGCCATCGGCCAGACGCTGCGCCTGCCGCGCCGCACGACCGCATCGAAACCCGCCTGA
- a CDS encoding YbeD family protein, whose protein sequence is MEDAQPTARKDSLIEYPSMFPIKVMGEKTDGFVHAVTATAKQFDPFFDASTIELRDSSGGKYLGITINVTATSREQLDSLYQALSTHPMVKVVL, encoded by the coding sequence ATGGAAGACGCACAACCCACCGCCCGCAAGGATTCGCTGATCGAGTACCCGTCGATGTTCCCCATCAAGGTGATGGGCGAGAAGACCGACGGATTCGTCCACGCGGTGACCGCCACCGCCAAGCAGTTCGACCCTTTCTTCGACGCCTCCACGATCGAGCTGCGCGACAGCAGCGGCGGCAAGTACCTGGGCATCACCATCAACGTGACGGCCACCAGCCGCGAGCAGCTCGACAGCCTCTACCAGGCACTGTCGACCCATCCGATGGTCAAGGTCGTGCTCTGA
- the lipB gene encoding lipoyl(octanoyl) transferase LipB, with product MQAFTERRSPGNDDALWICEHEPVFTQGLAGKPDHLLLPGDIPVVATNRGGQVTYHGPGQVVAYPLLDLRRAGYFVKEYVYRLEASVIATLAHFGVTGHRVAGAPGIYVRLDDPFGHAALTGPMPPDDPFRGLGKIAALGIKVSRQYTYHGLALNVAMDLEPFSRINPCGYCGLKTVDLSTIGVSATWDEAATVLAGKLGVYLAP from the coding sequence ATGCAGGCCTTCACCGAGCGCCGCTCGCCGGGAAACGACGACGCGCTGTGGATCTGCGAGCACGAGCCGGTCTTCACCCAGGGCCTGGCCGGCAAGCCTGACCACCTGCTGCTGCCGGGTGACATTCCCGTGGTGGCGACCAACCGGGGCGGGCAGGTGACTTATCACGGCCCGGGCCAGGTCGTCGCCTATCCCTTGCTCGATCTCCGGCGCGCCGGCTATTTCGTCAAGGAATACGTCTACCGCCTGGAAGCGTCGGTGATCGCCACGCTGGCGCATTTCGGCGTCACCGGCCATCGCGTGGCGGGCGCGCCCGGCATCTACGTGCGGCTCGACGACCCTTTCGGCCATGCAGCGCTCACGGGCCCGATGCCGCCCGACGACCCGTTTCGCGGCCTGGGCAAGATCGCCGCGCTCGGCATCAAGGTGAGCCGCCAGTACACCTACCACGGCCTCGCCTTGAACGTGGCGATGGACCTGGAACCCTTCTCGCGCATCAACCCTTGCGGCTATTGCGGCCTGAAAACCGTGGACCTTTCTACAATCGGCGTCTCCGCCACCTGGGACGAGGCCGCAACCGTGCTGGCCGGCAAGCTCGGCGTCTACCTGGCGCCCTGA
- the lipA gene encoding lipoyl synthase — MSTTDVVREVQSLDTYNPLAKQKAAAKLSRIPVKVVQGEALKKPEWIRVKAGSPSTRFYEIKDILRANKLHTVCEEASCPNIGECFGKGTATFMIMGDKCTRRCPFCDVGHGRPDPLDKDEPLNLARTIAQLQLKYVVITSVDRDDLRDGGSGHFVECIRNIRELSPSTQIEILVPDFRGRDDRALEILKAAPPDVMNHNLETAPRLYKEARPGSDYQFSLNLLKKFKALHPNVPTKSGIMVGLGETDEEILQVMRDMREHDIDMLTIGQYLSPSNSHLPVRRYVHPDTFRMFEEKAYEMGFTHAAVGAMVRSSYHADEQAHAAGV; from the coding sequence ATGAGCACAACCGACGTCGTTCGCGAGGTTCAATCCCTCGACACCTACAACCCGCTGGCCAAGCAGAAGGCGGCGGCGAAGCTATCGCGCATCCCGGTGAAGGTGGTGCAGGGCGAGGCCCTGAAGAAACCGGAGTGGATCCGCGTCAAGGCCGGCAGCCCCAGCACGCGCTTCTACGAAATCAAGGACATCCTGCGCGCCAACAAGCTGCACACCGTCTGCGAGGAAGCCTCCTGCCCCAACATCGGCGAATGCTTCGGCAAGGGCACGGCCACCTTCATGATCATGGGCGACAAGTGCACCCGTCGCTGCCCCTTCTGCGACGTCGGCCACGGCCGGCCCGATCCGCTCGACAAGGACGAGCCGCTCAACCTGGCCCGCACCATCGCCCAGCTGCAGCTGAAATACGTGGTCATCACCAGCGTCGACCGCGACGATCTGCGTGACGGCGGCAGCGGCCATTTCGTCGAATGCATCCGCAACATCCGCGAGCTCTCGCCGAGCACGCAGATCGAGATCCTGGTGCCCGACTTCCGGGGCCGCGACGATCGCGCGCTGGAGATCCTGAAGGCCGCTCCGCCGGACGTGATGAACCACAATCTGGAAACCGCGCCGCGCCTCTACAAGGAAGCCCGGCCCGGCAGCGACTACCAGTTCAGCCTGAACCTGCTCAAGAAGTTCAAGGCGCTGCATCCGAACGTGCCGACCAAGAGCGGCATCATGGTCGGCCTCGGCGAGACCGACGAAGAAATCCTGCAGGTGATGCGCGACATGCGCGAGCACGACATCGACATGCTCACCATTGGCCAGTACCTGTCGCCCTCCAACTCGCATCTGCCGGTGCGCCGCTACGTGCATCCGGACACCTTCCGCATGTTCGAGGAAAAGGCCTACGAGATGGGCTTCACCCATGCCGCCGTCGGCGCCATGGTGCGCTCGAGCTACCACGCCGACGAGCAGGCGCACGCGGCCGGCGTCTGA
- the ptsP gene encoding phosphoenolpyruvate--protein phosphotransferase — protein sequence MTFAVHGLAVARGIAIGRAVLVASSRIDVAHYFVEPEHVPREIGRLREARDAVVEEIQRLQANVAQMNPKDAPQELSAILDVHLMLLQDEALEDGVKHWITDRFYNAEWALTTQLEVVARQFDEMEDAYLRERKADLEQVVERVLRFMRGVASPVAPPATRPARSQDLQLADTADVPLVLIAHDLSPADMLQFKQSVFAGFVTDVGGRTSHTAIVARSMDIPAVVGARSASQLVRQDDWVIIDGDAGLMIVDPSPIILAEYGFKQRQGELERERLARLRHTPAITRDGEKVELLANIELPEDALAAVKAGAAGVGLFRSEFLFMGRHGKLPDEEEQFEAYRRAVSNMDGLSVTIRTVDVGADKPLDDARRDDAHLNPALGLRAIRWSLADPAMFRTQLRAILRAAAFGPVKMLIPMLAHGSEIRHTLALIDQARAELDNAGIGYGQPQLGAMIEIPAAALSLPLFLRYFDFLSIGTNDLIQYTLAIDRTDESVAHLYDPLHPAVLRLVADTIAACRRAGKDVSVCGEMAGDTSMTKLLLGLGLRSFSMHPAQILSVKQEVLRADALRLQPWAEGVLNAEDPVAAMTTAA from the coding sequence ATGACCTTCGCCGTCCACGGTCTCGCGGTCGCTCGTGGCATCGCCATCGGGCGGGCGGTGCTGGTGGCGTCGAGCCGGATCGACGTGGCCCACTACTTCGTGGAGCCCGAGCATGTGCCGCGCGAGATCGGCCGGCTGCGCGAAGCGCGCGATGCGGTGGTCGAGGAGATCCAGCGGCTGCAGGCCAACGTCGCGCAGATGAATCCCAAGGATGCGCCGCAGGAGCTGTCGGCCATTCTCGATGTGCATCTGATGCTGCTGCAGGACGAGGCGCTGGAGGACGGCGTCAAGCACTGGATCACCGACCGCTTCTACAACGCCGAATGGGCGCTGACCACGCAGCTCGAAGTGGTCGCGCGCCAGTTCGACGAGATGGAGGACGCCTATCTGCGCGAGCGCAAAGCCGACTTGGAGCAGGTGGTCGAGCGGGTGCTGCGTTTCATGCGCGGCGTGGCGTCTCCGGTGGCGCCGCCCGCCACACGCCCGGCGCGCAGCCAGGACCTGCAACTGGCCGATACCGCCGATGTGCCGCTGGTGCTGATCGCGCACGACCTGTCGCCGGCCGACATGCTGCAGTTCAAGCAGAGCGTGTTCGCCGGCTTCGTCACCGATGTCGGTGGCCGTACCTCGCACACCGCCATCGTGGCGCGCAGCATGGACATTCCGGCGGTGGTCGGCGCCCGCAGCGCGAGCCAGCTGGTGCGCCAGGACGACTGGGTGATCATCGACGGCGACGCTGGCCTGATGATCGTCGACCCGTCGCCGATCATCCTGGCCGAGTACGGCTTCAAGCAGCGCCAGGGCGAGCTCGAACGCGAGCGCCTGGCTCGCCTGCGGCACACGCCGGCCATCACGCGCGATGGCGAGAAGGTGGAGCTGCTGGCCAACATCGAGCTGCCCGAGGACGCGCTGGCGGCGGTCAAGGCCGGTGCCGCCGGTGTGGGGCTGTTTCGCAGCGAATTCCTGTTCATGGGCCGCCACGGCAAGCTGCCCGACGAGGAGGAGCAGTTCGAGGCCTATCGGCGGGCGGTTTCCAACATGGACGGCTTGTCGGTCACCATCCGCACGGTGGACGTCGGCGCCGACAAGCCGCTGGACGACGCCCGGCGCGACGATGCCCACCTCAACCCCGCGCTCGGCCTGCGCGCGATCCGCTGGAGCCTGGCCGACCCAGCCATGTTCCGCACGCAGTTGCGGGCGATCCTGCGGGCGGCCGCCTTCGGGCCGGTCAAGATGTTGATTCCGATGCTGGCGCACGGCAGCGAGATCCGCCACACGCTGGCGCTGATCGACCAAGCCCGTGCCGAGCTCGACAACGCCGGCATCGGCTACGGTCAGCCACAGCTCGGCGCCATGATCGAGATTCCCGCGGCGGCCCTGTCGCTGCCGCTGTTCCTGCGTTATTTCGATTTTCTGTCGATCGGCACCAACGACCTGATCCAGTACACACTGGCCATCGACCGCACCGACGAGTCGGTCGCCCACCTGTACGACCCGCTGCACCCGGCCGTGCTGCGCCTGGTAGCCGACACCATCGCGGCCTGCCGGCGAGCGGGCAAGGACGTGTCGGTCTGCGGCGAAATGGCGGGCGATACCTCGATGACCAAACTGCTGCTGGGCCTGGGCCTGCGCAGTTTCTCGATGCACCCGGCGCAGATCCTGTCGGTGAAGCAGGAAGTGCTGCGCGCCGATGCGCTGCGGCTGCAGCCGTGGGCCGAGGGCGTGCTGAACGCCGAAGACCCGGTAGCGGCGATGACGACAGCCGCCTGA
- a CDS encoding HPr family phosphocarrier protein: MIQNTITISNRLGLHARASAKLTKLAGSFPCEVWIARGERRVNAKSIMGVMMLAAGIGTQVVVETNGPKEEEAMTALLALINDKFGEGE, encoded by the coding sequence ATGATCCAGAACACCATCACCATCAGCAATAGGCTGGGCCTGCACGCGCGTGCGTCGGCCAAGCTCACCAAGCTCGCCGGCAGTTTTCCGTGCGAGGTCTGGATCGCCCGCGGCGAGCGCCGGGTCAATGCCAAAAGCATCATGGGCGTGATGATGCTGGCCGCCGGCATCGGCACGCAGGTGGTGGTGGAGACCAATGGGCCGAAAGAGGAAGAAGCGATGACGGCGCTTCTGGCTCTCATCAACGACAAGTTCGGCGAAGGAGAGTGA
- a CDS encoding PTS fructose transporter subunit IIA, protein MTNRIFLIAHAPLAHALRQCALHVFPDCGNGVLALDVQPNVSPEETLASARIIMGQHRGGGTLVLTDVFGATPCNVAQRLVDGTHSKLVTGVNLPMLLRTVSYRHEPLDALVSRAVVGGTQGVMQVAITAPQNQARRKHDPEHHHHQQ, encoded by the coding sequence ATGACCAACCGCATTTTCCTGATCGCCCACGCTCCCCTGGCCCATGCATTGCGCCAATGCGCGCTGCATGTGTTTCCCGACTGTGGCAACGGTGTGCTGGCATTGGATGTGCAGCCCAATGTTTCGCCGGAAGAAACGCTGGCTTCGGCACGCATCATCATGGGCCAGCATCGCGGCGGCGGCACGCTCGTCCTGACCGACGTCTTCGGCGCCACGCCGTGCAATGTCGCCCAGCGGCTGGTCGACGGCACCCATTCCAAACTCGTCACCGGCGTCAACTTGCCGATGCTGCTGCGCACCGTCAGCTACCGGCACGAGCCGCTCGACGCCCTGGTGTCGCGCGCGGTCGTCGGTGGCACGCAGGGCGTGATGCAGGTGGCGATCACCGCGCCGCAGAACCAGGCACGCAGAAAACATGATCCAGAACACCATCACCATCAGCAATAG
- a CDS encoding TlpA disulfide reductase family protein codes for MKKSIYAVAAAMLVALGATALLGSGATAAPASSFVLLDGSHRSTEDLKGKVTLVNFWATSCVTCVAEMPQVISTYDKYKGQGFDILAVAMSYDPPAYVVNYAETRKLPFSVAIDNTGAVAKAWGDVQLTPTTYVVDKSGRIVKRYVGEPDFKELHALIEKLLAA; via the coding sequence ATGAAGAAATCGATCTACGCCGTTGCCGCCGCCATGCTTGTCGCGCTGGGTGCCACGGCGCTCCTGGGCAGCGGAGCGACTGCCGCGCCGGCCTCGTCCTTCGTGCTGCTCGACGGCTCCCATCGCAGCACCGAGGACCTCAAGGGCAAGGTCACGCTGGTCAATTTCTGGGCGACCAGCTGCGTCACCTGTGTCGCCGAGATGCCGCAGGTCATCTCGACCTACGACAAGTACAAAGGCCAAGGCTTCGACATCCTGGCAGTCGCCATGAGCTACGATCCGCCAGCTTACGTGGTCAATTACGCCGAAACACGCAAGCTGCCGTTCAGCGTGGCGATCGACAACACCGGTGCGGTCGCCAAGGCATGGGGCGACGTCCAATTGACGCCGACCACCTACGTCGTCGACAAGTCGGGCCGCATCGTCAAACGCTACGTCGGCGAGCCGGATTTCAAGGAACTGCATGCGCTGATCGAAAAGCTGCTGGCCGCCTGA
- a CDS encoding GNAT family N-acetyltransferase, which yields MPVIVPRAQVSLISPSTPSELEAARDIIREYASSLNIDLAFQEIADELEKLPGEYVEPRGGLLLALVDGAVAGCCALRPLDVSDYPNACEMKRLFVRRAFRGFGLGRQLAEATLDLARRGGYANVLLDTLDEMESARVLYADLGFEDIPPYYHNPIAGAHYLKASL from the coding sequence ATCCCCGTGATCGTCCCCAGAGCCCAAGTCAGCCTGATCTCGCCCTCCACCCCTTCGGAGCTGGAAGCCGCGCGCGACATCATCCGCGAATACGCCTCCAGCCTCAATATTGACCTGGCCTTCCAGGAGATCGCGGACGAGCTGGAAAAGCTTCCGGGCGAGTATGTCGAGCCCCGTGGCGGGCTGCTGCTGGCCTTGGTCGACGGTGCCGTCGCCGGCTGTTGCGCGTTGCGGCCGCTCGACGTTTCGGACTATCCCAACGCCTGTGAGATGAAACGCCTGTTCGTGCGCCGCGCCTTTCGCGGATTCGGGCTCGGGCGGCAACTCGCCGAGGCGACACTCGATCTCGCGCGCCGCGGCGGCTACGCCAATGTGCTGCTCGACACACTCGACGAGATGGAGTCGGCGCGGGTGCTCTATGCCGATCTTGGCTTCGAGGACATCCCGCCCTACTACCACAACCCGATCGCCGGGGCCCACTATCTCAAGGCTTCGCTGTAG
- a CDS encoding peroxiredoxin, whose amino-acid sequence MIKVGEKLPAGTLMEYSEVEGEGCSIGPNAVDIEKSLAGKTVAVFAVPGAFTPTCSAKHVPGYVENADAFKMAGVDEIWCLSVNDAFVMGAWAREQKTAGKVRMLADGSAAFAQALGLTLDLQARGMGVRSNRYSMLVKDGVVKTLNVEAPGKFEVSDATTMLGQAKAA is encoded by the coding sequence ATGATCAAGGTCGGCGAAAAACTGCCTGCGGGCACCCTGATGGAATATTCGGAAGTCGAGGGCGAGGGCTGCAGCATCGGACCGAATGCGGTCGACATCGAGAAATCGCTCGCCGGCAAGACCGTCGCGGTATTTGCAGTGCCGGGAGCATTCACGCCGACCTGCTCTGCCAAACACGTGCCGGGGTATGTCGAAAACGCCGACGCCTTCAAGATGGCCGGTGTCGATGAAATCTGGTGCCTCAGCGTCAACGATGCCTTCGTGATGGGGGCTTGGGCTCGCGAGCAGAAGACTGCCGGCAAGGTGCGCATGCTTGCCGACGGCAGCGCGGCTTTCGCGCAGGCGCTGGGCCTGACGCTCGACTTGCAGGCGCGCGGCATGGGCGTGCGTAGCAACCGCTATTCGATGCTGGTGAAGGATGGCGTCGTGAAGACGCTGAACGTGGAAGCGCCGGGCAAGTTCGAGGTCAGTGACGCGACGACGATGCTGGGCCAGGCAAAAGCCGCCTGA
- the rpsQ gene encoding 30S ribosomal protein S17 produces MTEAKKSLKRTLIGKVVSDKRAKTVTVLVERRVKHPVYDKIVAKSSKYHAHDETGEFHTGDIIEITESRPISKTKNWVATRLVQKAVLV; encoded by the coding sequence ATGACGGAAGCTAAAAAATCCCTCAAGCGCACCTTGATTGGCAAGGTGGTCAGCGACAAGCGTGCCAAGACCGTGACCGTTCTGGTCGAACGCCGCGTTAAGCACCCGGTGTACGACAAGATCGTCGCCAAGTCGAGCAAGTACCACGCGCACGACGAAACCGGTGAATTCCACACAGGTGACATCATCGAAATCACCGAGAGCCGTCCGATCTCCAAGACCAAGAACTGGGTTGCCACCCGTCTGGTCCAGAAGGCAGTTCTCGTCTGA
- the rpmC gene encoding 50S ribosomal protein L29, translating to MTKAADLRQKDVAGVTAEIKDLQKAHFGLRMQKATQQLTNVRSLRVTRRDIARAKTILAEKQAAK from the coding sequence ATGACCAAAGCTGCTGACCTGCGCCAAAAAGACGTTGCCGGCGTGACCGCCGAAATCAAGGACCTGCAGAAGGCCCATTTCGGTCTGCGCATGCAGAAAGCCACGCAACAACTCACGAACGTCCGTTCGCTGCGCGTCACGCGCCGTGACATCGCTCGTGCGAAGACCATCCTTGCTGAAAAGCAAGCCGCCAAGTAA
- the rplP gene encoding 50S ribosomal protein L16 → MLQPARRKFRKEQKGRNTGVATRGNSVAFGDFGLKCTDRGRLTARQLEAARRAISRHVKRGGRIWIRVFPDKPISTKPAEVRMGNGKGNPEYYVAEIQPGKIVFEIVGVPEELAREAFKLAAAKLPLRTTFVARQLGA, encoded by the coding sequence ATGCTGCAACCCGCTCGCCGCAAGTTCCGCAAGGAGCAAAAAGGCCGCAACACCGGCGTCGCCACCCGAGGCAACTCGGTGGCGTTCGGTGACTTCGGTCTGAAGTGCACCGATCGCGGCCGCCTCACGGCCCGCCAGCTCGAAGCCGCACGTCGTGCGATTTCCCGTCACGTCAAGCGTGGCGGTCGTATCTGGATCCGTGTGTTCCCCGACAAGCCGATCTCCACCAAGCCCGCAGAAGTGCGGATGGGTAACGGCAAGGGCAACCCCGAGTACTACGTCGCTGAAATCCAGCCCGGCAAGATCGTTTTCGAGATCGTCGGTGTTCCGGAAGAACTGGCCCGTGAAGCGTTCAAGCTGGCAGCTGCCAAGCTGCCGCTGCGCACCACGTTCGTCGCACGCCAGCTCGGCGCCTGA
- the rpsC gene encoding 30S ribosomal protein S3: MGQKIHPTGFRLSVSRNWASRWYANNRDFAGMLSEDIKVREYLKTKLKNAAVSRVLIERPAKNARITIFSARPGVVIGKKGEDIENLKKELALRLKVPVAVNIEEVRKPEIDAKLIADSITQQLEKRIMFRRAMKRAMQNAMRLGAQGIKIMSAGRLNGIEIARTEWYREGRVPLHTLRADIDYGVSEAKTTYGVIGVKVWVYKGDTLGRNDLPAAVEPRDEERRPRGPRRDGRPGDRPGSDRRGPGAGAPRRDGGRTFGGNVAPADGSDKPAGAGGAVDPSTVKRVRKVAAPAAAADGAKAE; this comes from the coding sequence ATGGGACAGAAAATCCATCCTACCGGCTTCCGTCTGTCGGTGAGCCGCAACTGGGCCAGCCGCTGGTACGCGAACAACCGTGATTTCGCCGGCATGCTGAGCGAAGACATCAAGGTTCGTGAGTACCTGAAGACGAAGCTCAAGAACGCCGCGGTTTCGCGCGTCCTGATCGAGCGTCCAGCCAAGAACGCCCGCATCACCATTTTCTCGGCACGTCCGGGCGTGGTGATCGGCAAGAAGGGTGAAGACATCGAGAACCTGAAGAAGGAGCTCGCGCTCCGCTTGAAGGTGCCGGTCGCCGTGAACATCGAAGAAGTGCGCAAGCCTGAAATCGATGCCAAGCTGATCGCCGACTCGATCACCCAGCAGCTCGAAAAGCGCATCATGTTCCGCCGCGCCATGAAGCGCGCAATGCAGAACGCGATGCGTCTGGGCGCCCAGGGCATCAAGATCATGTCCGCCGGTCGTCTGAACGGCATCGAAATCGCTCGTACCGAGTGGTATCGCGAAGGCCGCGTGCCGCTGCACACCCTGCGTGCCGACATCGACTACGGTGTTTCGGAAGCCAAGACCACCTACGGCGTCATCGGCGTCAAGGTCTGGGTCTACAAGGGTGACACGCTGGGTCGCAACGACCTGCCCGCAGCTGTCGAGCCGCGTGACGAAGAACGTCGTCCGCGCGGTCCGCGCCGCGATGGTCGTCCGGGCGATCGCCCTGGTTCTGACCGCCGTGGTCCGGGCGCCGGTGCTCCCCGCCGCGATGGTGGCCGTACGTTCGGTGGCAATGTCGCCCCTGCCGATGGCAGCGACAAGCCCGCCGGTGCAGGCGGTGCCGTCGATCCCTCTACCGTTAAGCGCGTCCGCAAGGTAGCCGCGCCCGCTGCAGCAGCGGACGGTGCCAAGGCTGAGTAA